The genomic stretch GCCCCATATCCCTGGGTGATGGAATTCACCTGTCTATATTCTCACTTAGCTCccaggttttctgccctgggtatGTATTTCATAAtcttctatatatacatatatataatttttttttttttgagacggagtcactctgtcacccaggctggagtgcaatgacgccatcttggctcactgcaacctctgcctcctgggttcaagcaattcttctgtctcagcctccctagtagctgggactacagtcacacgccaccatacctggctaatttttgtatttttagtagagatggggtttcaccatattggtcaggctggtctcgaactcctgatctcaggggatccacccatcttggccccccaaagtgctgggattaccggtgtcagccactgtgctcaAAGTTTACattatatgcacacatatatacatatatatgcatatatatacatagatatacatatatacctgtatatacatatatatatgtatatacatattattttattttatttttgagatgcaatctcgctgttgccgaggctggagtgcagtggcacaatctcagctcaccacaacctctgcctcccaagtccaAGCGATTCCCCTCccttggcttcctgagtagctgggactacaggtgtgcaccaccatgcacggctaatgctttgtagtttagtagagatggggtttcaccatgttggccaagatggtctcgatctcctgacctcgtggtccacccacctcgacctcccaaagtgcctggattacatgtgtgagccactgcccggtCTACATATATTAAGTGGAAAGTGGGTACTAAAGCCcaagacaggccgggcgcggtggctcatgcctataatcccagcactttgggaggctgtggcaggcggatcacaaggtaaagagatcgggaccatcctggccaacatggtgaaaccccatctccaataaaaatacaaaaaattagctgggtgtggtggtgcatgcctgtaatcccagctacgcaggaggctgggacaggagaatcacttgaacctgggaggtggaggttacagtgagcttagatcacaccactgcactccagcctgggcgacacagcgagactccgtctcaaaaaaaaataataataataataataataattaaaaaaaaaaaccccaagacAGAATGCCACGTGTTGCTATGCATGCCTGGCTCTATGCTGCCGGCAGAGGGCGGGAAAGCACAGAGGGGCTGCCATCCACTGCACACGGGCAGgagggaaacagaggcccagCAAGGGGTGGGGTGCTGGCGTTAGTCCCCCTCACCTTTGGTTCCTTGCTGCAGGTAGTGGGACAGCCCAGCCTCCCACACTTGGCACAGCTCCCATGCAGTGCCTGCACATGCGCCCgtggaggcagggctggggttgGGACCCTCCCTGGCTACTCCTGACCATTTATCTTGGCTGCATCCTAGTCTCTCCTCACGTATATTTTTGGTCCTAAAATAGTGCATGGTCCTTGTGTGTTGAAAACATGCAGAAAAGAGCGAAGCACTTCTAATTTTCTTACCACTCACGGTTTCAGCCTTTCTTGTTTGTTATAAGCTCCTCTTACCTGGCTCACCCCCAGTGCCCAGCCACTTGCTGTGTGGACTCCCCAAGCCCTTGCCCTCTGCCCCTCACCATCCCAAGCCCAATGCAACAGACTGATGGCTGGTCCTGCAGCAGGCGAGACCTGGATGGTCCATGGCAGGTGGTAGGCATGCGCAGGGGATGCCAACTCCTCACAGGTCCACCTTAGGGACCCAATGGTCCCACTAATAAGCCTGTACGTGGGGGGCAGAACAAACAGGTTGCTACTACCAGGACCCTAGAAGGACGCAGTGACAGCCCGTTTCAGCAGCTGATAAAAACCAAGTACACTGACAGGAAGAACCGAACTCACCGCAGTCCAGTTCCCCCAGGAGGCACTCACTACCTGGGATTGTGGCTGGACAGAGGCAGATGGGGCCTAGCAGGAACCTATATGGGACCTGGGGTGGAGGCAAGGTTGACATCCCAAAGCTCTGGAGTAATAGCCGGTGTCAGGGAGATGGGCGATGTGGAGCTGGGCTTGGGGCATCCCAAGGAGGGAAAAGAGATATCCAGGTATCTGGACGAAATGGTGCTTTCTAGGCCTTAGGTCAGGTCCTGGATATGTTACAGGTGAGGAGTAAAGAGGAGGCAGCTGGGTGTACTTGGCAACCGCTGTGGTGTCTGGCatgagggaagagagggaaggaaggaaggaacagcgGCCACCCCCGACGTAGCTTGCCCCTTTTCATTCATTCCAAAAGCGCTCCCGAGACTGGATGGAAGAGGGCTCCCGGAGTCCCCAGCCCATTTCCCCAGGGAATGACAAGGGCTGTGAGACTCCTACCCCGGGGCTCAGAGACTGCCTGCTCCTGAGGGCTCACGGCCTTCCCCAGGGCTCTGCTCCCACCACCTCCCTGAGCTCCCCCtgattcctgaggcctcccactTGGGCTTGGTCACCAATCCCCAGGGCTCTGTGGGCCTTGGAGTACTCCCTCCCTGTTCCAGGGCTCCTCAGGGCTCTGCCAAGCTCATCCTGTGATCTGTCCAACCTCCAGGGCTTTGAACCCCATGAGGGATTCCAACTACTCTGGACACACCCAAGTGCACTGGGTGCCCCAACTGGAACCAGAAGGATTAGGAAGGTTCCATGGGCCTAAAGAGCCTCCAGGCCTCCACTTAAATGTTCTCCAGAGCTCCGAGAGACCACTGTGGCCCCACTTTCAAAAGCTCCCAAAGAATCTGGGGTCCCCCGCAGGGCTCCAGCAGTGCTCAGACACACAGCAGGGGGCAGCAGCTGCCCAAGGTCCCGGCAAGAGGCCACTCTGGGGACTGTCCAAGAAGATACTGGATTCTTTTCCTCCGCTGCCCTCAGGCCCTGCCAGACCAGGGAGGAGAACCAACAGAGGGGGCTGGGAGGGTTTCAAGGCAGCCAGTGGAGAAGGAGACGGTGGAGAGGAAATACAGGGCCAGGGCCCAGAACCCATGGTCCTGGTAAGGCCCTTGACCTCGACCCCAGACAGGTCCAAAAGGTGACAGTGCCAAGGCCGGCCAAGAAGGACCCTTGCCTTGACCCTCAGCTGCGGTGGAGGTAGGAAGGGTGTCTCTTGGGCCGCTACCACTTTCAAGAAGAGAGTGCCAGGGGTGTAAAACCTGTGGCTTCATGAGGATAGGCCAGTCCTGACTCTGATggcataaaggaaaggaaaacggCAGAGGAGCCCTGCCTGACTTCCACTTGGGGCTGGGCGGCTGGCCCCAGGCTCAGGGCGGCCACTCACTGGGAGACACGGGGCAAGCAAGACACAGAAAGGGGAagtcccacccccagcccctctaCTGCTCCCCCTGGGCCCAATGGCATAGAGGCAAAGGGGCCAAGCACACTCTGGAAGCATCTAGAAGCCACCAGCTGAATGGGGGTGGGAGGCAGCAGAGCCAGGCCCAGAAAGAGCCAGTGCCAGTGGGGAGGACGGGAGGTCCCCCTGAGGCTGCGACTTGTCCGCTCAGCCCACTGTGTGCCCAGGATTCTGAACCTCTGGGGCACCCCCTCCTGTCCCGAGTCACCCAGAGTCTCCTGCCCCCCTCCCTGTGCCGGCTCCATCGTATCCTCTCCCAAGCCCCACGCCTGGCAGGGCCACCGGGGGAACCGCCCTAGGGCTGGGCTAGGTGAACCAAGGGCACCGATCCCCCAACCCTCCGGATCATCCCCGGGCTGCAGGGACACAGGTGGGGCGGCAAGGCCGGTAGATAAACGAGGGGGATCCAGGCCCCTGAGGACAGCCCTGGCGGGAGGCCACAGGCCTCACAGGGCGGTGAGCTGGAGGCcacccaggcaggcaggcaggcaggcaggcagcagggaAAGAGACTGGCATGGTCGTGGCCAGGGGCCTCCCCGGGAAGGGCGGGCAAGCAGGAGCAAAAACAAGAGGAGAGCACGGGCCCCTACCCTGCTAGGGCCTATGGTCTGGGGACCCAGCCACACTGAGGAAGACCCAGGAGGACCTGCCAGGCTACTAGGAGGAGATACAGGGTGCACAGGCCTCCAACCCGCAGGTCATGTCTGGACTGAGTccagggagggcagggagaggcAGTAGCCCAGTTGACTTTCCCTCCCCTAAGCCACACCTCTGCACCCCAACCCTCCCTTCTGCCTCCCGACAGCCCCATCCCCACTCTCCGAGGCAACTGGGAGGGGACCTGCAGAGGAAACGGAAGCAACGGCCCCTCAGAGCGGGGTTCCCCGAAATCTATGGCCAGTGACTGAGTCTAGCACTCAGACACCATTGGGAACACTGGCCAGGAGTCCCTCGGGTGGATCTGGGAACCTGCTGCAGAAGCTTAGGGGACTGGGCCAGCTCAAGGAAGGGCTCAGGCTGGAAACTGAGCAGGCAGGGCACCCCTGGACCTGGGGCCGAGGAGGACAGGAAGTAGGCAACTATGGAAAGACAccccccaccacccacccccaaCTCGGCACACAAAGGCCCAGAGAGGCCCCCAGACATCACCGTGGGGGCAGGGGTGTTTGCAAACATCCGCAGAGGGACCGGGTGTCGCAGGCACATGGACAGCTTGCAGGGCCCGGCTGAGGCTAGGACAGATGCAGGGGGCTGGCAGGAGGTGCCCGGCCAGGGTCCCCAACTGTGTGGGAGGCAGGCCCGAGGCGGGCGGCACCAGTCCCGGGCAGGATCTCTCGGAAGAGGCACCGTACCCAGCCAGGGCTCCCGGAGACAGGGGTGGTGGGGCCGAGTGTCCCCTCaccctgtgcctggcccccaacAAAGGGCGAGCACGTATCCTTCTTGGACACGGTGTCCAGGGCAGGGCACTCCCAAACCGGGACGACCCCTGGGCCAGAGGACCCCCCAGCCCCAGCTGACAGCAGCCGGGTGTCTGGGGAGGCCCCTGGGAGGCAGGGCGGCAGCCGAGAAGAGCACCGTCCCTGGACGCACTCTCCAACTGCAACCAGGGCCCGGTCCCCCGAAGGCACCAGCTCTCCCTGGGGGCAGGACCTTGATCCAGAGCAGGAGTGGAGGCCCCCCGACAGGGGACGGCTGGAGAGGCCCCGGGCTCACAAGCCAGGGAGCAGCGCCTCTGTGCCCGGAAGCCCCTGGGTCCCGCCTGGGCTGCTGGTAGCTGCTGTGGGCCGAGGGGTCTGGAGACCCCAGGGTGCTCTGGGCCAGCCCCTTTGGGACCCTCAATGGAGCCAGTAAGTCTAGGAGGGCGCCGATCTGTCCAGGTGGGTGCATGGGCCGGGACAGGGTCTGGCTGCCGTCGTGACTGTGCCCGTCTACCGAACAGGCCGCTAGAAGAGCACTCCCTGAGCGAGGGCGCCGGGCAGCCTGGGGAGGGAGGACACCGTCCCCGTCCAGGCCCCCGAGGCCCCCACGGCAGGGAGAGCCAGACCTCCTCACTGTTCTTCCTGGGGGACCAGGCCGGGCACCTTGGCTCAGGGGAGACAGGGTCACAGAGGACAGGCCAGCGGGCAGGTGGCCCAGGAGTGTGGGGGTTCAGTGGGCCTGACCGTGTCCTGAGGCGCCCCAGGACCCTGTACCCAACACCCTGGGGGAGGGGCTGTCCCCACCTGCCAGGAACACATTCCCCAGGGAAGGCCCGGCAACCTGCTCTCGTCGGGTTCAAGGAGGGCCAGGCGGCTTTGGAAGGGGCCAGGAGCTGTCATCAAGGGTCCCTGCATTGCCCAGAGGCGGCACCGGCCAACAGGAAAAGCACTCATCGCCCACGGAACCTCTGTGACAAATTCAGAGCCACGGAGAGCGTCATCAGGGAGTCACCTGCCAGTCCCAGTGGGAAGGATGGGGCAACCTCCTGGGGCCCCAGTGGAAAGCTCCTTCCGGGACCCACCTGGCCCTCCACGTCCCACCCCCCAGGCCAGGGACTGCCCCTGGAGCCCAGTATCCGGCAGCCTGACACATCACGGAAAAAAGGAGCTGCTCTGCCTTCACCATGATGGCGGGGCACACCCCCTCCCTGCCCCGGCCCCTCCCCTTTCAGGGCTGCATGCCGGGAGGAGAGGCCTCCCCTGTCTGCAGAGAGAGGTCGCCCCACTTGGGGCAGagagggggcaggggcaggaatgAGCCCCTGGGAGGAGGGCATTGCAAGTGGGAGGCACATGCCATGCAGGCTGGCGTGGGGCACTCATGCCATGCAAAAGGGGCTGTGGTGACTAGAACGGGTTTCCCGCGGGCTCCTGGGGATGTTGGACCAGGGGTCCCCGACCCGGGCTGGGAGAGGCTTCCATGAAGAGCCAGAGAGCACACGGCACAGACCCTGCGGGGCACACTGGGTCTTGGGGGCAGAGTCTCCCTTCTTGGGGTTCTCTGTGATGGGTTTTGCAACCCTTTCAGGATGTCAAAGCACGCCCCGCCCTCAGAAATGCAGACCCCGGCCAGTGTCAGCCCCAGGAGGTGGCCTGCTGCTCCCGCTGACACCAAGGACACGTCCCTGAGGTGGCCCGCTCGGGGTCTCCAGCAGCCCACACAGCTCTACAGGCGCAAGGGCGCTTCTGACTTGCAGCACTCAGGAACAGCCTCCACCCTGAGCGTGGCGCCCTCTCCAGCACGTTCCAGGGTGGGCCTGCGAGACCAACCAAAACCACAGCGGAGGTGAGGCGAGTCACTTAGGAGGCCGGGTCATAAAGAGTGTGGCCGGGTCTGGGGCGCCCTCTCCTGCTGGTTCCATTGGATTGCAGGTCCGGGGGAAGCTGAGCAGCCCTGGGAGAAGGCCAGGTGGGGAGGAACTGAggtctcctgccgcagcctccagaGGGAGAATCAGCACGAGGGCTCCCCACCCAGTCAGATAGGATGACTGGGCCCCAGTGGACACCTGACCGCAGCCTGAGAGGGACCCTGAGCCACAGTCCTGGCTCCCCGAGGGCCCTCCCAGAGCCTGTCCCTCAGAACCCTGGGGGGCGAGAGGAGCGCTAGGTGGGGAAGGACCGAAACGTGGAGTCGTCTGTTACCCAGCAGTCGGAACTGGTGCTCAGCGTCCAGGGGGCAAGACACGGCGTGAGCCAGAAGGAAACAAACCGACAAGAACCCCCAGAAGCCATCAGGAAAGCCTGGAGATTCTGATGACACGAAAACTAAAATCCCCTGTGTGACCAAGCACAACCCGCAAACCGCACAGTCAAGAGACAAGTGATAACATGGGGAAAAAATAGTAGCAAGAGGTGACTAAGGGCTCGcgtcagtcacacacacacacacacacacacacacacacacacacacacagagcggGACACACGGACAAGGCAAAGTGCAAGGACAAGAGAGCAAAAGGGGgcggaggagaggaagggagagggaaggaagcgTCTTCTCCACCGGGACGCAATTCCTTGGGAGTCCGTCTGAGCCCAGGGCAAAGGGATGCTGGGTCGCCAGAGCCGCCGCGGAGACGGGAAGTCCCGCCAGGCCTCGGAGCCCAGCAAAGAGGAACCAGGGCGGACGGGCCAAACCCAGCGGCCGGCTCCGGGGGTGGGTGGTGGCGCTGTGGGGAGCCGCCTGAGCAGCATCACCAGCAGCTGGGAACCCTCCCGGTGCGGGAAGGTTGGCGGGTAAGGCGGGTCTTCCCCGGAAACACACGGCTGGACCCAGCGGCCCCATGGGTGCTGGAACCAGCCCTGCCGGTGTTCCCAGCCAGGAACCCTCCCGCGGGAAGACCGGTTGGAGGGATGGCTCCTGTTGGCACCCACGTCGAGGGAAGCCACCGCCTTCTCTGCGGGGCTCACCTTTCCTACCCCCCAGGAGACAGGCCAAGAAGCGCCCCAGCCCACGACCGCCCGCAGCAGAGCAGGACTCCCTCCCCGGCGGCCACCGCTGTCAAGGGACGGGCAAGACTTTGTTACCCCACCGCGCGCCACCGCGGAACGCTGCACAGACACCTCCAGACGCCGCTTCCTCCAGgacgcccgcccgcccgcccgctcTGCCCACCTATCCCTGGACGCTGCCGGGTGGACGGGTGGGGACGGCCCTGCTTCCCCACGACTCCCCAGACGCGCCCCGAGGCACTTTCGGAGCACAGTGGAGTGGGAAGGGCGGGGCGGCCCCTCGACGGCGCCCAGGCGAGAGCGGCTCACGGGGCTTCCCGGGCCCTGATCTCGGGGGACGCCCGTCCGCCTCGTTCCCGGGGGAGGACAGTGACCGCCGGTCTGCGCGGGAAGGGGACTCGGCGGATGCCCCGTAGGGCTAGCCCAGGACTGGGAGGCTCGGAAGGCGATGCCGAGGCGGCGGGgcgcggcggggcggggcggggcgtgGAGGGACAGACCTAGTGTCCGCCCGCCGGGACCCACAGCTGCCTCGCTCCCCACCTCCGCCTCGGTCGCTCCCCGTAGGCTCCAGGCGCCCACAGGAAGCTCCGCCCCGACCCGCCTATCCATCCTCCTCTTCGCCTGTCCTCGCCAATGACCGTGCTCAGATTGCACGGAATTCCCGCCCCTCGCCCTTGACGGACGCTCCTGCTGCCCAATGGACGACACCCTGTCGCGTGCGCGCTGCTGCGGCCCTGCCGGGCGTGGCGCGGAGCGGCGCTCTCTGGCTCCTAGGCGTTCCCGGGGAGAGA from Piliocolobus tephrosceles isolate RC106 unplaced genomic scaffold, ASM277652v3 unscaffolded_24995, whole genome shotgun sequence encodes the following:
- the LOC116418632 gene encoding translation initiation factor IF-2-like isoform X2, which encodes MLGRQSRRGDGKSRQASEPSKEEPGRTGQTQRPAPGVGGGAVGSRLSSITSSWEPSRCGKVGGRQAKKRPSPRPPAAEQDSLPGGHRCQGTGKTLLPHRAPPRNAAQTPPDAASSRTPARPPALPTYPWTLPGGRVGTALLPHDSPDAPRGTFGAQWSGKGGAAPRRRPGESGSRGFPGPDLGGRPSASFPGEDSDRRSAREGDSADAP
- the LOC116418632 gene encoding basic salivary proline-rich protein 4-like isoform X1, with product MLGRQSRRGDGKSRQASEPSKEEPGRTGQTQRPAPGVGGGAVGSRLSSITSSWEPSRCGKVGGQEPSRGKTGWRDGSCWHPRRGKPPPSLRGSPFLPPRRQAKKRPSPRPPAAEQDSLPGGHRCQGTGKTLLPHRAPPRNAAQTPPDAASSRTPARPPALPTYPWTLPGGRVGTALLPHDSPDAPRGTFGAQWSGKGGAAPRRRPGESGSRGFPGPDLGGRPSASFPGEDSDRRSAREGDSADAP